ATCGGTTGGGTTGAGCCGCAATGTGGAGCTGTAAGTGATCATGTAGGTCTGCAACGTGGATATTCCGCACACCGGATTAGCGTACGTCACAGATTTTCGTTCTATTTTTGGAGCTTCAAGCCAGCCGATGGCGGCATTGTCGCGTTTTCGAAAGACATAGATGACAACCGCGGGGTCTTCTGCACCGGGGTTTCCATTGAGTGCATCGAAATACATCGTGAGCCCGATGTTATAGTTATAGTAACTGTCCTTGTTTTCAGTGATAAAAAGCTGTCCGCCCACAATGTGTGTGGCTTTGGCTTGAAAAAAAAAGAAAAGTAGAATTATTGACCAGATAAACCGCTTTTTCATGGTTTGATGAACTGTAAAAATGATCCTATAAGGTTTTGGATTTTAGTAAATTAAAAAAGGAGTATGCTCAAAAATAACAAATATGAATACGTTGAAATTACCGATTTTGCGGCAGAAGGCAAATGTATATTTAAATCGGAGGACGGTGTAATTTTTGTAGAAGGAAATGTGGCGCCCGGTGACATCGTTGATTTGCAGGTAGTCAAAACAAAGAAGAAATTAAAGGAGGCGATCGTTACAAAAACACACAAATTATCCTCGTTACGGACCGATCCTTACTGTCTTCACCACACGGTTTGCGGTGGTTGTAAATGGCAGCACATCGACTATCAGCATCAGTTGAAATTTAAAAGACAGCAGGTAATTGACCATTTTGAAAGAATTGGTAAGATTAGGAATGTTGAGATTAGCCAGATCCTGGCTGCACCGAAGACGGAATATTATCGCAATAAGTTGGAATTTACTTTTTCAAACTGGCGCTGGCTGACGAAAGAGCAAATGGATTCGGGGCAGCAGTTCTCGAAGAATGCGCTGGGCTTTCACGTTCCCAAACGTTTTGACAAAATATTTACGGTAGACCACTGTCACCTGCAACCCGACCCGTCGAACACGATCCGGAACTCGCTGCACCACTTCGCCGATCTGAAAAGCGTTCCTTATTATGATGTGCGTTTCAACGTCGGCATTATGCGGAACCTGGTTGTTCGCACTGCGAATACCGGAGATGTGATGGTGATCGTGCAATTTGGAGCAGACAATCAGGAAGCTATCGCGGAGGTAATGGAATATATGCACAAAACGCATCCGGAAATCACTTCTCTGAATTATATCATTAACCTGAAAGGCAACGATTCGTACCAGGACCAAAACGTAATCCATTATGCGGGAGAGGATTTTATCCGCGAAACAATGGAAGACCTGACTTTCCTGGTGGGGCCGAAGTCGTTTTACCAGACGAATTCTGACCAGGCTTACCAGCTTTTCAGCGTGGCGAGAGAATATGCCGGGCTGACAGGAAATGAGTCGGTTTATGATCTATACACCGGAACCGGCACGATTGCTAATTTTGTAGCCAGAAGGGCGAAAAAAGTGGTAGGTGTAGAATATGTGGAAGCCGCAGTGCAGGATGCGCGCAGGAACTCTGAATTGAATGGCATTACGAATACGTCCTTTTTTGCCGGGGATATGCGCGGAATCATGAACGAGAATTTCCTGAACACGCATGGAAGGCCTGACGTTATTATCACAGATCCCCCGCGCGCAGGTATGGATCAGCCGGTAGTAGAAACCATCCTGAAAGCTGCACCAGACCGAATTGTGTATGTAAGTTGTAATACAGCGACCCAGGCACGCGACATTGCTTTGATGTCTGAGGACTACGAAGTGACCAAAGTGCAACCGGTAGATATGTTCCCTAATACGCATCATGTGGAAAATGTGGCGTTGCTGGTTAGGCGTCACCCCGAAATTTCCTAGCGAACCTTGCAGATCGCAAAAAGTCCCCTTCTCGGGGGATTTAGGGCCTAAAACGGCGGTTCGCTGTCCGGGCCTTTGTAGTCGAAGTTGCTGAGGTCGTTGGCGCGGCTTCTTAATGTGCCGCCTGCTGATGAAGGATTTGCCTGGCTCTCAAATGAGCCGATTGGATTGGTGGTCTGAATTGGTCGGTCGACCGAGAATGGGGCAGGGGTATAGGCAGAATCGAGGTCGGTGAACTTGGTGTACTTACCAATAAAACGAAGCTGGATTGTATCCAGGGAGCCCGCCCGGTTTTTAGCCAGGATAACTTCACCGATACCTGCCACAGAATTTCCAGCCTCGTCTTCTGTAATGCCATAATACTCAGGACGGTACAGGAATATTACCATATCTGCATCCTGCTCAATAGAACCGGATTCCCTTAAATCGGATAGTTGCGGCCGTTTTTCACCTCCACGCGTTTCCACGGCCCGGCTTAACTGTGACAATGCGATAACCGGCACGTCCAGTTCTTTTGCCAGGTTTTTCAGCGACCGTGAGATCATCGCAATTTCCTGCTCCCGGTTACCTGCTCCCTTACCGCCGGTATCACCCGTCATCAGCTGCAAATAGTCGATTACGATCATCTGAATGTCGTGCTGGGCTTTCAGGCGGCGACATTTGGCACGCAATTCCAGAATAGAAAGGGCAGGGGTGTCGTCGATGAAGATAGGGGCGTTGGTAAGGCGGTGAATGCGGTGGTGCAGCTGCTCCCACTCGTGTGGGGCCAGACTACCTTTCCTGATTTTTTCACTATCAATTTCTGCTTCGGCGGAAATAAGCCTGTTTACAAGCTGTACCGACGACATTTCAAGTGAGAATATCGCTACCGGCATATTAAACTCTACGGCGGCATTCCGGAGTGAGGAAACGACAAATGCCGTTTTTCCCATACCAGGCCGCGCCGCGAGGATCATCAATTCCGTTTTTTGCCAGCCGGAGGTTAACCTGTCCAGCGCGCTGAAACCGGAAGGTACTCCGGTCAGACCGTCCTTATTATTCTTTTTCTGATCCAGTTCTGCCAATGCCTGTCGCATCAGCGCGCCCATGTCAGCGTAGTTTTTCTTGATATTTGATTCCGAGATCTGAAACAGGTTCTGCTCCATCTTATCGAGGAGCATAAATACGTCTGTCGTCTCTTCGAATGCATCCCGCTGTATTTCAGAAGCAATCTTGATCAGTTCTCTTTTGATATAGGCCTGAGAAATGATCCTTGCATGGAATTCAATATTCGCCGCCGAGTTAACCTTGCTCGTCAGCTGCATGATGTAGGTTGCGCCTCCGATCATTTCAAGCTCTCCGGTACTGCGTAATTTGGCAGTGACGGTCAGCATATCAATCGGTTCTGAATCAGCGAAAAGGGTAATGATCGCACTGTAAATACGGATATGCGCCTCTTTGTAAAAACTGTCAGGACGAAGAATGTCGGCTACCGCGGTAAGTGCATCCTTTTCAATCATCAAAGCACCCAGTACAGCCTCTTCCATATCCACGGCCTGTGGGGGTAATTTGCTGATATTCTGGTCAATAGAAGGAGTTCTGGCACCGTAAGGTTTCTTGGCGAATGCACCGGATTTGGAGCCTTGTCTTGACTGGTTATTGGGGCCTTTTTCGTTTTCCATATGAAGACAAAGTTACGCATTGCGGCGCGCGTTCAAAAGGAAAGAACAGTCAAGTTCAGTCAATATTTTTTTCGTAAAACCTGAAAATTTTCAGCTACTCTGATAATGAAAGAGTTGCTTGGAAAACACCATTTTTTACCAGCGTTTTTCGTTCTTGAAATTTGATTTTTTAAATCTATGTTTTATAAATGTTGGTATTATTACTAACTTTTTAGAAGAAATAGGTAAACACTAAACTTTGATTCATTTGCTGGAAAAAATCATCACGCTCGAAGACGTTTCAATGGTTGACTTTTTGGGTATTCATAATTCGAATATCAAGGAAGTGGCCGCAGCTTTCCCCGAAAGCAAGATCATTTCACGAGGCAACGAGATCCGCATCCAGGGCACTGCTCCCGAAATTATCAGAATCACGGATGTAATGGATTCACTTCTTGCGCATTACCAGAAGTATGGTAAAATCACCAATGACAATGTAAAAGGCTATCTCAACGGAATTTCTAAAACGCCGGTTGCCGGTGGCGACGATGATGACGACGTGATCCTTTATGGTAACAAGGGATTGGTGATCAAAGCCAAAACAACCAACCAGCGGCTACTGGTAGAGCAGGCTGCCAAATATGACCTTGTATTTGCAGTTGGACCGGCGGGTACCGGTAAAACCTACACAGCCGTGGCGATAGCAGTCAGGGCGCTGAAAAATAAGGAAATAAAGAAAATTATTATCACGCGCCCGGCGGTGGAGGCAGGGGAGAACCTGGGTTTTTTGCCCGGCGATCTCAAAGAAAAGATCGATCCGTACCTGCGCCCGATCTACGATGCGCTGGACGACATGATCGCTCCCGAGAAGCTGAAACTGTATCTCGAAAGCCGCACGATTGAAATCGCCCCGCTGGCGTATATGCGCGGCCGGACTCTAAACAACGCATTTATATTGCTGGACGAGGCGCAGAACACGACACCCATGCAGATGAAAATGTTCCTGACAAGGATGGGGCCAAGTTCAAAAGCGATAATTACAGGTGACAAATCTCAGATTGATCTCCCGAAAAACCTGAAATCCGGTCTTATCGATTCGCTGACGGTTTTAAAAGGTATTAAAGGGATCAGTTTCGTCGAATTGGATGGATCTGATGTTGTAAGGCACCGGTTGGTTAAGGATATTCTGGCGGCCTATGAAAAAGCGGAACAATAGATTTTTGATCACGTTACTGTTGATGATGGGCACCGTGTCACTTTCCGTGGCACAGGTATCCGAGTCGACGCTGATTCGTTGCGCCAGTACAGAGCAGGATTCGTTGAGAATTTCAAAGAATCCTGCTCTTTTTAAGTTAAGACAGCAATCGGAGGCAGTTATTCAGCAATATATCAGCCGCAGCAGGGTCAATAAAAGGACAAATGCGGACGAGATAGTTACCATTCCTGTAGTCGTGCATGTCATACATTCAGAGGAAGGCCGAAGTATGGGCGGGGCGGGTAATGCCAATATCACCGATGCGCAAGTGAATAGCCAGATCGAAGTCCTGAACGAGGATTACAGCAATACTTCAGGCTATAAGGGATTTTATACCGACTCACTTGGTGTCGATACCGGGATCAGGTTCAAGCTGGTTACCATCGTGAGAACTTATAATTCCAAATCGCAATTCAGCCCTATCACTGACGGGGATGACCTGGCTGAAATCTCGCCCGCCTGGTCCACTAACCGTTACCTTAATATATGGGTTTGCAGGCTGAACGACAGGTATTTAGGTACTTCTCAATTTCCTGTCGTGACCGAAATTAATAACCGTACACAAGGTCTGGCGACTTCGGAAGACGAAGAACAAGATGCTTTGACAGATGGTGTGATCATCGATTTCAGGTATTTTGGACGAAACGCGGAGGCAATTACCAGCCGCATTTACAATCTGGGACGGACAACCACACACGAAGTAGGGCATTGGTTAGGGCTGATCCACATTTGGGGGGACAGGAATTGCGGAACGGACCATTGTGAAGACACACCGCCTGCATATACCAAAAATGAAACGACGGATATCGAATGCACGCCGGTGTTTTCTGATTGCCGCGGCGTAAATACGCGTAATATGATCGAGAACTACATGGATTATTCTCCCGACGCTTGTATGAGCGTTTTTACAAATGATCAAATGGAGAGAATGCATGCAGTGCTGGAACTGAGCCCGAGACGAGCGAAGCTGGTTGAGTTTTCCAAGATCACTACTGACGAGCTCCTGGTGGATATTTACCCAAATCCGGTACAGGAGACACTTTTTTCAAGCATTTTTACTCCGAATTTTGAAGTATTCACGGTAAGCGTATTCAATCAAAGAGGTCAGAAGGTCATCCAGGACAAGCTGAACCGAACATCACTCAACGTAAAAAATCTCCCCAGCGGGCTTTATTTTTATAAAGTCGAGACAGCCTCGAAGACGCTGACCAGGAAATTTTACGTAAGGTAATATATGCTTTCAAGAGCACCGTTTGTTGGCTTCGTGCTGCTTTTCATCGCCGGCATCCTGCTGGGTGACGTATTATTGCTGGCTCCATATTTTAGCGGGCACCTAGCTTTGCCGGTATTTTTACTGGCTGGAATTTCCTCTTTCCTCTGCCATTATTTCGAATTAAAGCGCGGCGTAATCATTTCAATATGGCTTTCATTCATCGCTCTCGGCTCCTTTTGCAGGATATCCGGTGAGCAAAAGCTGGACAGTATTATTTCGTCTTTTGAGGAGTCTGACTATTCGGGCTACGAGGCGAAGGTTATCAGCCTGCCAGAGAAGCGCCGTAACTCGGTGCGGGTTGAGGCGGAGATAGTACGTGTAATGGAAAGCGATAACTGGGTGAAAATGTCAACGAAAGTACTGATCAATATCCCCGCCGATGCTGACGAAATTCCAAAGCCTGGCGACCTGCTGATTGTGAAGGGCCGGCTGGAAAGACCTATGCCGGCCAATAATCCGGAACAATTCGATTACCGCAAATATCTGAGAAATAAAGGCATATTATGGACTGATCAGCTGGGGCCGGGCGTTTTCGATGTATACCATTTTGCCAAAAAGGATGCGCCTGCACGTTTTTGGCTTACAGACATTTCCGATTGGGCCGATAGTAGTTTTCGCGAGAACCTGGCCGATGACCGGTCTTATGGTTTGGTTAAAGCCATGCTCCTGGGTCGGCGGGATGATCTCCACGCAGAGCAGACAGACGATTATATTGCCTCGGGTTCGGTACATATTTTGTCGGTTTCTGGAATGCATGTGGCGATCATTTTTTTGATGATTACCACTATTCTTGGGTGGTTGAAGAAATGGAGAGGCGGGAAAGTGCTGTATGTCAGCGTTGTGGCATTGCTTTTGGTGTTTTATGCACTCGCAACAGGGTTTTCTCCTTCGGTTCAGCGGGCAACAATTATGTGCATCGTGTTTGTACTTGCGGAGGTTTCGGGGCGTAAGCAGCTTTCAATGAACACGCTCGGAATTTCGGCCCTTTTGATATTGTTGTTTGATCCTGCTGCGCTCTTTGATGTGGGGTTCCAATTGTCTTATCTGGCTATGACCGGTATTTTCCTTTTCTATAATCCGATTTATGCGATATTCAAGCCTTCAAATAGAATTATAAGATTCATCTGGCAAATTTCCGCACTGGCATTTGCAGCTCAACTGACCACTTTTCCATTGAGTATTTTCTATTTCCATCAATTTCCAACCTACTTCTGGTTAGTCAATCCTTTTGTAATCGGATTTACGAATGTGCTGCTGCCTGCCGCGATGATACTGCTTTTTGCGAGTCTGATAAATCTCGACTGGTTGCAATGGATCTTCGCCCAGGTAGTGGATTGGTCAGCCTATTTCACCAATGTTTCGGCGGGCATTCCTAGATATCTACCCGGGTATCTGGTCGGGCAGATAAATCTCGGGATTGTTGAAACAATGCTGCTCTACACGCTGTTTTTACTGATCTGGCTGGCTTACGAACAAAGGGAATTCCAGTATTTGAAGTACAGTTTCCTGTTAACCTTCCTTTTCGTAGCTATTTCCGTTTCCATCAGCATTCAGTCTTATCTGCTGACAGAAAGTATTTCTTACAATATTCCAAAACACACAGTTGGAAGCTATAAATATGGAAGCAAACTCTATCTGGTTTCCGACGCAGCATTCAGATCTGATAAGCAGGCTTTTGATTTTTACATCAAAAACTACGTAGTGACCCGGGAGATAGGAGAGGTCATTTTTGCTGTGAAATCTGCTCACTGAACTTCATAAACAGCTGCGATTTGTGCGGCTATTTTTTTGTCCCAGGCAGCCTGAGCGGCTGCATTGAGTCCGTGGCCGGTTTCTCCGTCATATTGTTCCTGGTCCCGGTTCATTTCCCTGAATGCTTCCAGGAACTGGTATTGGATTTCACTGTCGTAATCCTCAATGGTAAGGTCGGCTTTTCGGAGCCGGTTCTTAAATTTCTCTACGACGAGCCTTGTAATGTCAAAGTGGATCTGCTCGTGCCGTAAAGTGCCTGCATTTCTGGATTCCGGCCTACCCCAGGACATACTTTTGACCATAAAGGTTTTTAACCCGATTTCCACAACCAGGTCATTGTCTTTTGGATAGGATCGTCCCTCGTAGCCGAAACTGGTAAAAACTGCGGCCGCGTACCGGCTTCCGGGTTTTCCGCTGCGTACCTTGAAATCGTCCCAGATCAGGGGTCTTTTTGGTGAGTAAAAAACGGTATCCTCGGTCGCCCCATCGGTAATTTCTTTAAATACCAGCAAAAGATTCCTTGCTAGCGCCGGATTTTTGCCTGTATTATTGACCATCCATTTGTGAAAATGAGTAAGCGACTGGTCGACGAGCTGCTTCACCAGCTTTTCATAATCGTAGTCCCTCTCCGGGCGGGTGTAGGTTGCAGAGGTTTGATAACCAGTCAGTTCCACCGATTCCATGTTGCGGTACCAACGAAACCTGATGTTTAGTCTCACTTCTCCCGTCACTTTATTGGGAGCAACTCTTTTTTCATTTAATGCAAAATCCTTCAAGGTCACATAGAGCGGCAGGTAAGTTTCGTGCTTCTTTGGCGCTAAGAAACTCCAGTAGCTGAACAGCTCTTTTTCTGCATTTCCCGGCAATACAACTGGTACTTCTTTTCCCAATGCGATTACTTTTCCGAGCACGGCCCCCGGCAAACTTCTCTTATCTTCTACTTCCTGGATGTAAAATTTATACGACTTAAATAAACCGGCAGGGTCTTTGGCCAGGTTCAGGATAATGCGGTCTTGCTGTGCTTGTGCCGCAAGCGCCGTTATGAGCAGGGTAATTAGAAGCAGAAAGCGTAGGGACATCATATCAGGCCACATTGAAACGAGCTGTCATTTATCTAAGTTTGTATAAATTATTACAGTAAACCGAATGACATTAGCTACAACGAATTTGCGGCCTGAATTTGATGACATTTATATGGAATTGGCGAAAAATCTTGCCAAACGCTCTCATTGTATCAAAGCCCAGGTCGGCGCAGTGCTTACAAAAGATACAAGAATTATTTCAATAGGCTACAACGGTCCGCCGGCAGGTACCCACAATTGTGACGAAGAATTTCCGGGCGTAGGATGCCCGAGGGACGCAAAGGGAAGCTGTTCACTTGCGCTTCACGCAGAACAAAACGCAATTTTATTTGCAGTTAAAAACGGCTCAAACATCGAAGGATCGACATTATTCGTCACCCTGGCACCCTGCATTGCCTGCGCGCGGGTGATTTATACGATGAAAATAAAGAAAGTAGTGTTCCTGCATTCCTACGCAGCTTACAAGGGGATAGCAATAGAAGAAGGCGTCGAGTTTTTGAAAAGGTTCGGCGTAGAAGTGGAGCAGTATGGGAAGGAGAGGGAGTAAGGGAAAAGGGAGGAAGGAGAAAAGGGAGGAAGGAGGAAGGAAAAAATTTTATTCTTTATTCTCCTTTTTCCCTTTCCTCCATCCTCCTTACTCCATCCTTCCTTTTCTAATGATGATGCACGCCACCGGCTCCGTGCACGTGGCCGTGGCTGATTTCTTCTGGAGTAGCAGGTCTGATCGATACAATCTGGCCTGAGAAGTGCATTTCTTTGCCTGCAAGCGGATGATTGAAGTTCATGACGACTACATCGCCTTTTACTTCCACCACCTGGCCGTGCATTCTTTCGCCGTCCTCGTTGGTCATAGGAATGATATTTCCGATCTGGAGTAATTCGTCCTGATTTACATCTTCCATCTGGAAAACTGCCTTCGGAAGCTCTACGACTGCCTCTTCGTCATATTCTCCGTAGCCTTCTTCGGCAGTTACAGTAAAATCGAAGGTGTCTCCGGCAGCCAGGCCTTCGATCTGATTTTCGAAACCTTCCGGCAGTCCGCTGATGCCGTGGATGAAGTACATGGGGTCGTTTTCGTTGACCACTTCAACAACATCCATTTCTCCGTCGGAATCGGGAATTTGTAAACTATATGTTAACGCGATGACGTTATTTTTTTCGACTTTCATTTGCTCGTTTGATTAAAATGAATGTTGTTGTAAAATAATTGTTCCATAATTGGAGCATTGGCAAACCTACGGCAATTTTCTTCAAAAAGTAATCTATATGAATTTTTTAGCCCATATTTTGCTGTCTGGAGAGCGTGAGGGGGTTATAATGGGAAATTATGTGGGCGATTTTGTGAAAGGTCGTTTGACAGAAACCAAGACTGCTAACTGGAACCCTGAATACGTGCTGGGTCTCAAACTGCACAGGTTTATAGATTCCTTTACGGATTCACATGAAGAAGTGCGCGAAGCCAAACATCTGGCTGCCAGGTCGCTGGGAAAGCTTGCAGGAATTGTAACAGACATTTACTTTGATTATTTTCTTGCAAAACATTTTGCCGACTACCACAGCGACCCGCTGTTCGTGTATGCACATGCAACCTACTCGACCATTGAAAAAAATGAGTACCTGATCCCCGAGGAGATGATCCCGATGGTAAGAGCCATGATCCGGCAGGATTGGCTGACAGGTTACGCTACTTTTGAAGGGATTGACACTACTTTTCAGCGACTTTCGAGACGCGTGGCTTATCTGGAACCGATT
This Dyadobacter sp. UC 10 DNA region includes the following protein-coding sequences:
- the rlmD gene encoding 23S rRNA (uracil(1939)-C(5))-methyltransferase RlmD, with product MLKNNKYEYVEITDFAAEGKCIFKSEDGVIFVEGNVAPGDIVDLQVVKTKKKLKEAIVTKTHKLSSLRTDPYCLHHTVCGGCKWQHIDYQHQLKFKRQQVIDHFERIGKIRNVEISQILAAPKTEYYRNKLEFTFSNWRWLTKEQMDSGQQFSKNALGFHVPKRFDKIFTVDHCHLQPDPSNTIRNSLHHFADLKSVPYYDVRFNVGIMRNLVVRTANTGDVMVIVQFGADNQEAIAEVMEYMHKTHPEITSLNYIINLKGNDSYQDQNVIHYAGEDFIRETMEDLTFLVGPKSFYQTNSDQAYQLFSVAREYAGLTGNESVYDLYTGTGTIANFVARRAKKVVGVEYVEAAVQDARRNSELNGITNTSFFAGDMRGIMNENFLNTHGRPDVIITDPPRAGMDQPVVETILKAAPDRIVYVSCNTATQARDIALMSEDYEVTKVQPVDMFPNTHHVENVALLVRRHPEIS
- the dnaB gene encoding replicative DNA helicase, which gives rise to MENEKGPNNQSRQGSKSGAFAKKPYGARTPSIDQNISKLPPQAVDMEEAVLGALMIEKDALTAVADILRPDSFYKEAHIRIYSAIITLFADSEPIDMLTVTAKLRSTGELEMIGGATYIMQLTSKVNSAANIEFHARIISQAYIKRELIKIASEIQRDAFEETTDVFMLLDKMEQNLFQISESNIKKNYADMGALMRQALAELDQKKNNKDGLTGVPSGFSALDRLTSGWQKTELMILAARPGMGKTAFVVSSLRNAAVEFNMPVAIFSLEMSSVQLVNRLISAEAEIDSEKIRKGSLAPHEWEQLHHRIHRLTNAPIFIDDTPALSILELRAKCRRLKAQHDIQMIVIDYLQLMTGDTGGKGAGNREQEIAMISRSLKNLAKELDVPVIALSQLSRAVETRGGEKRPQLSDLRESGSIEQDADMVIFLYRPEYYGITEDEAGNSVAGIGEVILAKNRAGSLDTIQLRFIGKYTKFTDLDSAYTPAPFSVDRPIQTTNPIGSFESQANPSSAGGTLRSRANDLSNFDYKGPDSEPPF
- a CDS encoding PhoH family protein, translating into MLEKIITLEDVSMVDFLGIHNSNIKEVAAAFPESKIISRGNEIRIQGTAPEIIRITDVMDSLLAHYQKYGKITNDNVKGYLNGISKTPVAGGDDDDDVILYGNKGLVIKAKTTNQRLLVEQAAKYDLVFAVGPAGTGKTYTAVAIAVRALKNKEIKKIIITRPAVEAGENLGFLPGDLKEKIDPYLRPIYDALDDMIAPEKLKLYLESRTIEIAPLAYMRGRTLNNAFILLDEAQNTTPMQMKMFLTRMGPSSKAIITGDKSQIDLPKNLKSGLIDSLTVLKGIKGISFVELDGSDVVRHRLVKDILAAYEKAEQ
- a CDS encoding M43 family zinc metalloprotease gives rise to the protein MITLLLMMGTVSLSVAQVSESTLIRCASTEQDSLRISKNPALFKLRQQSEAVIQQYISRSRVNKRTNADEIVTIPVVVHVIHSEEGRSMGGAGNANITDAQVNSQIEVLNEDYSNTSGYKGFYTDSLGVDTGIRFKLVTIVRTYNSKSQFSPITDGDDLAEISPAWSTNRYLNIWVCRLNDRYLGTSQFPVVTEINNRTQGLATSEDEEQDALTDGVIIDFRYFGRNAEAITSRIYNLGRTTTHEVGHWLGLIHIWGDRNCGTDHCEDTPPAYTKNETTDIECTPVFSDCRGVNTRNMIENYMDYSPDACMSVFTNDQMERMHAVLELSPRRAKLVEFSKITTDELLVDIYPNPVQETLFSSIFTPNFEVFTVSVFNQRGQKVIQDKLNRTSLNVKNLPSGLYFYKVETASKTLTRKFYVR
- a CDS encoding ComEC/Rec2 family competence protein; the encoded protein is MLSRAPFVGFVLLFIAGILLGDVLLLAPYFSGHLALPVFLLAGISSFLCHYFELKRGVIISIWLSFIALGSFCRISGEQKLDSIISSFEESDYSGYEAKVISLPEKRRNSVRVEAEIVRVMESDNWVKMSTKVLINIPADADEIPKPGDLLIVKGRLERPMPANNPEQFDYRKYLRNKGILWTDQLGPGVFDVYHFAKKDAPARFWLTDISDWADSSFRENLADDRSYGLVKAMLLGRRDDLHAEQTDDYIASGSVHILSVSGMHVAIIFLMITTILGWLKKWRGGKVLYVSVVALLLVFYALATGFSPSVQRATIMCIVFVLAEVSGRKQLSMNTLGISALLILLFDPAALFDVGFQLSYLAMTGIFLFYNPIYAIFKPSNRIIRFIWQISALAFAAQLTTFPLSIFYFHQFPTYFWLVNPFVIGFTNVLLPAAMILLFASLINLDWLQWIFAQVVDWSAYFTNVSAGIPRYLPGYLVGQINLGIVETMLLYTLFLLIWLAYEQREFQYLKYSFLLTFLFVAISVSISIQSYLLTESISYNIPKHTVGSYKYGSKLYLVSDAAFRSDKQAFDFYIKNYVVTREIGEVIFAVKSAH
- a CDS encoding DUF922 domain-containing protein, which translates into the protein MMSLRFLLLITLLITALAAQAQQDRIILNLAKDPAGLFKSYKFYIQEVEDKRSLPGAVLGKVIALGKEVPVVLPGNAEKELFSYWSFLAPKKHETYLPLYVTLKDFALNEKRVAPNKVTGEVRLNIRFRWYRNMESVELTGYQTSATYTRPERDYDYEKLVKQLVDQSLTHFHKWMVNNTGKNPALARNLLLVFKEITDGATEDTVFYSPKRPLIWDDFKVRSGKPGSRYAAAVFTSFGYEGRSYPKDNDLVVEIGLKTFMVKSMSWGRPESRNAGTLRHEQIHFDITRLVVEKFKNRLRKADLTIEDYDSEIQYQFLEAFREMNRDQEQYDGETGHGLNAAAQAAWDKKIAAQIAAVYEVQ
- a CDS encoding deoxycytidylate deaminase — translated: MTLATTNLRPEFDDIYMELAKNLAKRSHCIKAQVGAVLTKDTRIISIGYNGPPAGTHNCDEEFPGVGCPRDAKGSCSLALHAEQNAILFAVKNGSNIEGSTLFVTLAPCIACARVIYTMKIKKVVFLHSYAAYKGIAIEEGVEFLKRFGVEVEQYGKERE
- a CDS encoding FKBP-type peptidyl-prolyl cis-trans isomerase, coding for MKVEKNNVIALTYSLQIPDSDGEMDVVEVVNENDPMYFIHGISGLPEGFENQIEGLAAGDTFDFTVTAEEGYGEYDEEAVVELPKAVFQMEDVNQDELLQIGNIIPMTNEDGERMHGQVVEVKGDVVVMNFNHPLAGKEMHFSGQIVSIRPATPEEISHGHVHGAGGVHHH
- a CDS encoding acyl carrier protein phosphodiesterase — encoded protein: MNFLAHILLSGEREGVIMGNYVGDFVKGRLTETKTANWNPEYVLGLKLHRFIDSFTDSHEEVREAKHLAARSLGKLAGIVTDIYFDYFLAKHFADYHSDPLFVYAHATYSTIEKNEYLIPEEMIPMVRAMIRQDWLTGYATFEGIDTTFQRLSRRVAYLEPIQSAGQDLRANEAFYYEKFLLFFPDLQAGSAQFLADNAA